Genomic DNA from Longimicrobium sp.:
GCGTACGACTCCATCTCCAACCTGCCGCCGGTGCGCCGGGTAGAAGAGGTGCTGCTTCCGCTGGTGCGCGAGGTGGGCGACCTGTGGGCGTGCGCGGAGATCGGCGTGGCCGAGGAGCACTTCGCCAGCGCCCTGATCCGCGAGAAGCTGGCGGGGATCATGGAAGACCTGGACACCGGCACCGCGCGCGGCCCCGAGGCGGTGTGCGTGGGGCTGGCGGGCGAGCGGCACGAGTTCGGGCTGATGGGCATCTGCATCAACCTGGCTACGCGCGGCTGGCGTGTGCTGTACCTGGGCGCCGACCTGCCGATGGACGAAGTGCAGCGGGTGGTGCAGACCCGCCGCCCGGCGCTGCTGTGCACCTCGGTGGTCAACCAGATGGGCACGGCCGAGTTCCGCCGGCTGGTGCGCGAGCTTCGCGACATGGCGCCGCCGGAAACGGAGATCGTCATCGGCGGCCCGGGGCTCCCCGACAGCACCGCCGTGGCCGAGGTCGCCGGCGTGCACGTGGCGGAAGAACTCGTGGGGCTGGTGCACGCCACCGCCTGATCGCAGCCCGCTCTGCCCTCGACAGCCCCCTCATCCGCCCGGACGAGGGGGCTTTTCGCGATCCGGAGCCGCCGTCCGGGTCAGAGGGGGCGCCGCCCGAACGTTAACTTCGCACTTTCGCACTTTCGCACTCAGCACTCGCGCACTCACGCACTCGACGGAACCCAACCCGGTCCCCCGCGAGTACAACGGAGTGCCCACGCTGTTCATCACCCGTCCGTCCGAGGACCCCATGCGCATCCCTTCCCTCCTGATCGCCCTGGTGCTGCTGGGCGCGGCCACGCCCGGCGCGGCGCAAGGGATCATCGTTCCCGGGCCCTG
This window encodes:
- a CDS encoding MerR family transcriptional regulator, with the protein product MTYRIKRVAHLTGINPATLRAWERRYGLVAPDRTGSGYRLYTDEDVAMLSRIKALVDEGLTIGEAITRVRRGSEPLPADGAGPSVREARARMLGALLAFDRRGALEAYDSISNLPPVRRVEEVLLPLVREVGDLWACAEIGVAEEHFASALIREKLAGIMEDLDTGTARGPEAVCVGLAGERHEFGLMGICINLATRGWRVLYLGADLPMDEVQRVVQTRRPALLCTSVVNQMGTAEFRRLVRELRDMAPPETEIVIGGPGLPDSTAVAEVAGVHVAEELVGLVHATA